The DNA sequence TTGACGGTCACCCGGCGGCCGTGAAGCAACAGGTTCCCGTCCCCCGAACGGTTCCTGGTCAGCGGTTTCCCGTCCCAACAGTTGGAAAAGCCGGAGATGGTTTTGAGGAGATTATCCCTGTTAAAGGCGTGGCCACCCACGAGGCGGCCCCCTTCAGTGGTCGATAGCCCGATTGACGGTTGTTCCGTGTGCAGTGTTTTGACCAAAGCTTCAAACGTCGGTTCCTCCAAAATGAGGGTGGCACCAATGGGAGGCTCGGGCTTAGCCCCAAGTTCAACAAGAGCCGCTTTCACCGCCGAACCAGAGTTGCTTTTTTTCATTCTCATGATCTTCTCTTTTTCCCATCCCGCCACAGCCGCTTCGTACTCCACAAGGCGTAAGGACCGCAAGTCATGAAGCGTTTTTTGCCGCCGATAAACAGGCCCCCAAGCAATCCGGTCGACAGCATCTTTTCTCTCTCCAGAATCCCCAATTGTAATGAAGTTGTTTGAGACAGGGAACGATCGACCATCAATGTTGACCTGCACGTGGCCCTGAACGGCAAAGGTCGCAGCGGCCACAACGGTATTAGCGGCCAGAGCGGCCGGGCACTGGACACTTGCAACAATGTCCGACACCAGGTCGCGCAGCAATGCAGGTAGGGAGTCCACGGGGTAGGGTTCAGGTTCAGGCCGGGACGGCCGGAGGGGGAGGGGAGCTTCGATTTCCACCAGTTCCTCGGGTTGATCGGCCGGTACTTCAAATTCAGAAGTTGCTTTAATTAAATTGATTAAGTCCGCGATTTCGCCGTGTTTTTCCAGGTAATCAGTAACGTCCTCCCCGGCACCCACAGGCAAAATTACGATCTTCAGGGATTCGGCTACCCCGTGGAGTTGACGGGCGACACGCTGGGCATGTTCCAACCCGGCCCGATCATTATCGGGCAAAATGGCCACCCGTTTTCCTAGGAAAACATCGTTATAGTCGGCGTTCCACGTCCCGGCCGACCCGAAGGTGGTAGCGGTAATCCCCCACGTGCCCAAGGTCCTTACATCCTTTTCGCCTTCCACGATGGCAACCGATACCGCCCTATTAAGTTCGGGCAATCCGAACGGGACCCGCGCTTGCCCGTCCAAATTCCAAACCCAACCGCCCTTGCCGTCAGGCCGCCGGATGCGAAAGTCCTTTGGCTCGAACCTGACGTTTTGGTAGAGGAGATTTGCGTCGGCGTCCGTGTAATCATAGGCCACTGAAATTTTACCGTGGTTTTTTTTACGCGCTTTCGTCGGTGGCAATGCGGGTAGGGGAGCATCTCCGATCCGCTCCTTGAAGAGCTTGAAGGAACCTTGTTCGCCGCAAGCAAAGCATTTGAAGGCGCCCGTTGAACTGTTGATGGAAAGCGAGGGAACCGTGTCCTCATGAAACGGGCACAAGGCTTTTCCCTGATTTCCGGTCCACTTAATTTTCCCTAGACGAGTTTCATAATAACCAGTTTTGCCGCCCACAAAAAATTCTCCTATTCCGTCTTCTCAAGGGTTGCCCCGTCACCGAAACGATTCGCAATTGGACCCTCAAATGGGCCGTCCGGCTGGATATCCAGCCACCGGATCACCGTTGACTCAGCGAACAGCAGACGACCGCCGACCCGCTTACCCCGAGGGAAATTTAAATCCTGCATTAATCTATAAATCGTCGTC is a window from the bacterium genome containing:
- a CDS encoding DUF3987 domain-containing protein, which codes for MGGKTGYYETRLGKIKWTGNQGKALCPFHEDTVPSLSINSSTGAFKCFACGEQGSFKLFKERIGDAPLPALPPTKARKKNHGKISVAYDYTDADANLLYQNVRFEPKDFRIRRPDGKGGWVWNLDGQARVPFGLPELNRAVSVAIVEGEKDVRTLGTWGITATTFGSAGTWNADYNDVFLGKRVAILPDNDRAGLEHAQRVARQLHGVAESLKIVILPVGAGEDVTDYLEKHGEIADLINLIKATSEFEVPADQPEELVEIEAPLPLRPSRPEPEPYPVDSLPALLRDLVSDIVASVQCPAALAANTVVAAATFAVQGHVQVNIDGRSFPVSNNFITIGDSGERKDAVDRIAWGPVYRRQKTLHDLRSLRLVEYEAAVAGWEKEKIMRMKKSNSGSAVKAALVELGAKPEPPIGATLILEEPTFEALVKTLHTEQPSIGLSTTEGGRLVGGHAFNRDNLLKTISGFSNCWDGKPLTRNRSGDGNLLLHGRRVTVNLMMQPVVWAEMTGNVLFRQQGFFSRCLIAWPASNIGNRPYRAVNVLELPSFKRFFQVMMGLLERPLPLAEGARNELTPRSLTLTPDAKSVWIKFHDHIEQLLAEGQALYPIRGFAAKAAEHVLRLAGVFAVIEDPDAAEITVTGLEQAIPTVQFHLGEAVRLQQNAEEEPELAGAAKVLEWIRQRGGKVSLPTLYAYGPPVARPKNNALAIMEVLVDHRLARVTHGDARTPRAWELVET